A single region of the Leptodactylus fuscus isolate aLepFus1 chromosome 5, aLepFus1.hap2, whole genome shotgun sequence genome encodes:
- the MFGE8 gene encoding lactadherin isoform X3 → MRSSPALLTTFLTFWACLRVQGEECETNICLNGGACFVSASKEQFCICPDGFTGTDCSMTEKGPCQPNPCHNNGECLELSHNRRGDTFAQYSCKCLPGYFGENCENSENHCSSYPCKNGGVCSNIVNDYSCKCASPYIGKGCQIRCANALGMEGGAISDAQIISSSLYHGFLGLQRWGPNLARLNNKGLVNAWTASSYDKHPWIQINLLRQMRVSGIITQGASRMGKSEYLKEFKVAYSVEGHEFTFYKVEGQNKDKIFHGNVDNDGRKANIFSPPITAQYIRVYPVTCHRACTLRFELFGCEMSGCSDPLGLKNHLISDKQITSSSVFKTWGIDAFTWHPFYARLDKIGKTNAWTAAENNQSEWLQVYLLAPKKITGIITQGAKDFGNIQYVEAFKVAYSNNGSTWIVYQDSRTKTDKVFLGNTDNYSHKRNLFSPPFSARYVRILPQSWHERITLRMELLGCDN, encoded by the exons GTGAGGAGTGCGAAACAAACATATGTCTAAATGGAGGAGCCTGTTTTGTCAGTGCAAGTAAAGAGCAGTTCTGCATCTGTCCGGATGGCTTTACTGGCACAGATTGCAGCATGACAGAGAAAg GACCCTGTCAACCAAATCCTTGCCATAACAATGGAGAGTGTCTGGAACTGTCCCACAATCGCAGAGGAGATACCTTTGCCCAATACTCCTGCAAATGTCTTCCTGGCTACTTTGGAGAGAACTGTGAAAACA GTGAGAATCACTGTTCTTCATATCCTTGTAAAAATGGAGGAGTCTGTAGTAATATTGTCAATGATTACAGCTGTAAATGTGCATCACCTTATATCGGAAAAGGCTGCCAAATCC GTTGCGCAAATGCATTAGGAATGGAGGGTGGCGCCATATCCGATGCCCAGATTATATCTTCTTCGCTATACCATGGATTTCTTGGCCTTCAACGCTGGGGTCCTAATCTTGCCCGACTGAACAATAAAGGATTAGTTAATGCTTGGACTGCAAGTAGCTATGACAAGCACCCATGGATACAG ATTAACCTGTTAAGACAGATGAGGGTATCTGGAATCATTACTCAAGGTGCCAGTCGGATGGGCAAATCAGAGTACTTGAAGGAATTTAAGGTGGCGTACAGTGTGGAGGGACATGAGTTCACCTTTTACAAGGTTGAAGGACAGAACAAAGACAAG ATTTTCCATGGCAACGTAGACAATGATGGCAGAAAGGCCAATATATTCAGCCCTCCAATCACCGCACAGTACATCCGTGTCTACCCAGTGACCTGCCACAGAGCCTGCACACTGCGCTTCGAACTTTTTGGCTGTGAAATGAGCG GTTGCTCAGACCCACTCGGATTGAAAAACCATCTGATTTCTGATAAGCAAATAACCTCATCCAGTGTCTTCAAGACCTGGGGAATTGATGCGTTTACCTGGCACCCGTTCTATGCCCGCCTGGACAAGATTGGGAAAACCAATGCCTGGACTGCCGCTGAGAATAATCAGTCGGAATGGCTCCAGGTAT ATCTATTAGCCCCTAAGAAGATCACCGGAATTATCACCCAGGGTGCTAAAGACTTTGGAAATATTCAATATGTGGAAGCGTTTAAAGTAGCATATAGCAACAACGGCTCAACATGGATTGTATACCAGGACAGCAGAACCAAAACAGATAAG GTGTTTCTTGGAAATACTGATAACTACTCCCACAAAAGGAACCTGTTCAGTCCTCCATTCTCAGCCCGTTATGTACGTATTCTTCCCCAGTCCTGGCATGAGCGGATCACGCTGCGGATGGAGCTTCTCGGATGCGACAACTGA
- the MFGE8 gene encoding lactadherin isoform X2: MRSSPALLTTFLTFWACLRVQGEECETNICLNGGACFVSASKEQFCICPDGFTGTDCSMTEKGPCQPNPCHNNGECLELSHNRRGDTFAQYSCKCLPGYFGENCENSENHCSSYPCKNGGVCSNIVNDYSCKCASPYIGKGCQIRCANALGMEGGAISDAQIISSSLYHGFLGLQRWGPNLARLNNKGLVNAWTASSYDKHPWIQINLLRQMRVSGIITQGASRMGKSEYLKEFKVAYSVEGHEFTFYKVEGQNKDKIFHGNVDNDGRKANIFSPPITAQYIRVYPVTCHRACTLRFELFGCEMSVYFNTVGCSDPLGLKNHLISDKQITSSSVFKTWGIDAFTWHPFYARLDKIGKTNAWTAAENNQSEWLQIDLLAPKKITGIITQGAKDFGNIQYVEAFKVAYSNNGSTWIVYQDSRTKTDKVFLGNTDNYSHKRNLFSPPFSARYVRILPQSWHERITLRMELLGCDN; encoded by the exons GTGAGGAGTGCGAAACAAACATATGTCTAAATGGAGGAGCCTGTTTTGTCAGTGCAAGTAAAGAGCAGTTCTGCATCTGTCCGGATGGCTTTACTGGCACAGATTGCAGCATGACAGAGAAAg GACCCTGTCAACCAAATCCTTGCCATAACAATGGAGAGTGTCTGGAACTGTCCCACAATCGCAGAGGAGATACCTTTGCCCAATACTCCTGCAAATGTCTTCCTGGCTACTTTGGAGAGAACTGTGAAAACA GTGAGAATCACTGTTCTTCATATCCTTGTAAAAATGGAGGAGTCTGTAGTAATATTGTCAATGATTACAGCTGTAAATGTGCATCACCTTATATCGGAAAAGGCTGCCAAATCC GTTGCGCAAATGCATTAGGAATGGAGGGTGGCGCCATATCCGATGCCCAGATTATATCTTCTTCGCTATACCATGGATTTCTTGGCCTTCAACGCTGGGGTCCTAATCTTGCCCGACTGAACAATAAAGGATTAGTTAATGCTTGGACTGCAAGTAGCTATGACAAGCACCCATGGATACAG ATTAACCTGTTAAGACAGATGAGGGTATCTGGAATCATTACTCAAGGTGCCAGTCGGATGGGCAAATCAGAGTACTTGAAGGAATTTAAGGTGGCGTACAGTGTGGAGGGACATGAGTTCACCTTTTACAAGGTTGAAGGACAGAACAAAGACAAG ATTTTCCATGGCAACGTAGACAATGATGGCAGAAAGGCCAATATATTCAGCCCTCCAATCACCGCACAGTACATCCGTGTCTACCCAGTGACCTGCCACAGAGCCTGCACACTGCGCTTCGAACTTTTTGGCTGTGAAATGAGCG TGTATTTCAACACGGTAGGTTGCTCAGACCCACTCGGATTGAAAAACCATCTGATTTCTGATAAGCAAATAACCTCATCCAGTGTCTTCAAGACCTGGGGAATTGATGCGTTTACCTGGCACCCGTTCTATGCCCGCCTGGACAAGATTGGGAAAACCAATGCCTGGACTGCCGCTGAGAATAATCAGTCGGAATGGCTCCAG ATAGATCTATTAGCCCCTAAGAAGATCACCGGAATTATCACCCAGGGTGCTAAAGACTTTGGAAATATTCAATATGTGGAAGCGTTTAAAGTAGCATATAGCAACAACGGCTCAACATGGATTGTATACCAGGACAGCAGAACCAAAACAGATAAG GTGTTTCTTGGAAATACTGATAACTACTCCCACAAAAGGAACCTGTTCAGTCCTCCATTCTCAGCCCGTTATGTACGTATTCTTCCCCAGTCCTGGCATGAGCGGATCACGCTGCGGATGGAGCTTCTCGGATGCGACAACTGA
- the MFGE8 gene encoding lactadherin isoform X1: MRSSPALLTTFLTFWACLRVQGEECETNICLNGGACFVSASKEQFCICPDGFTGTDCSMTEKGPCQPNPCHNNGECLELSHNRRGDTFAQYSCKCLPGYFGENCENSENHCSSYPCKNGGVCSNIVNDYSCKCASPYIGKGCQIRCANALGMEGGAISDAQIISSSLYHGFLGLQRWGPNLARLNNKGLVNAWTASSYDKHPWIQINLLRQMRVSGIITQGASRMGKSEYLKEFKVAYSVEGHEFTFYKVEGQNKDKIFHGNVDNDGRKANIFSPPITAQYIRVYPVTCHRACTLRFELFGCEMSVYFNTVGCSDPLGLKNHLISDKQITSSSVFKTWGIDAFTWHPFYARLDKIGKTNAWTAAENNQSEWLQVYLLAPKKITGIITQGAKDFGNIQYVEAFKVAYSNNGSTWIVYQDSRTKTDKVFLGNTDNYSHKRNLFSPPFSARYVRILPQSWHERITLRMELLGCDN; this comes from the exons GTGAGGAGTGCGAAACAAACATATGTCTAAATGGAGGAGCCTGTTTTGTCAGTGCAAGTAAAGAGCAGTTCTGCATCTGTCCGGATGGCTTTACTGGCACAGATTGCAGCATGACAGAGAAAg GACCCTGTCAACCAAATCCTTGCCATAACAATGGAGAGTGTCTGGAACTGTCCCACAATCGCAGAGGAGATACCTTTGCCCAATACTCCTGCAAATGTCTTCCTGGCTACTTTGGAGAGAACTGTGAAAACA GTGAGAATCACTGTTCTTCATATCCTTGTAAAAATGGAGGAGTCTGTAGTAATATTGTCAATGATTACAGCTGTAAATGTGCATCACCTTATATCGGAAAAGGCTGCCAAATCC GTTGCGCAAATGCATTAGGAATGGAGGGTGGCGCCATATCCGATGCCCAGATTATATCTTCTTCGCTATACCATGGATTTCTTGGCCTTCAACGCTGGGGTCCTAATCTTGCCCGACTGAACAATAAAGGATTAGTTAATGCTTGGACTGCAAGTAGCTATGACAAGCACCCATGGATACAG ATTAACCTGTTAAGACAGATGAGGGTATCTGGAATCATTACTCAAGGTGCCAGTCGGATGGGCAAATCAGAGTACTTGAAGGAATTTAAGGTGGCGTACAGTGTGGAGGGACATGAGTTCACCTTTTACAAGGTTGAAGGACAGAACAAAGACAAG ATTTTCCATGGCAACGTAGACAATGATGGCAGAAAGGCCAATATATTCAGCCCTCCAATCACCGCACAGTACATCCGTGTCTACCCAGTGACCTGCCACAGAGCCTGCACACTGCGCTTCGAACTTTTTGGCTGTGAAATGAGCG TGTATTTCAACACGGTAGGTTGCTCAGACCCACTCGGATTGAAAAACCATCTGATTTCTGATAAGCAAATAACCTCATCCAGTGTCTTCAAGACCTGGGGAATTGATGCGTTTACCTGGCACCCGTTCTATGCCCGCCTGGACAAGATTGGGAAAACCAATGCCTGGACTGCCGCTGAGAATAATCAGTCGGAATGGCTCCAGGTAT ATCTATTAGCCCCTAAGAAGATCACCGGAATTATCACCCAGGGTGCTAAAGACTTTGGAAATATTCAATATGTGGAAGCGTTTAAAGTAGCATATAGCAACAACGGCTCAACATGGATTGTATACCAGGACAGCAGAACCAAAACAGATAAG GTGTTTCTTGGAAATACTGATAACTACTCCCACAAAAGGAACCTGTTCAGTCCTCCATTCTCAGCCCGTTATGTACGTATTCTTCCCCAGTCCTGGCATGAGCGGATCACGCTGCGGATGGAGCTTCTCGGATGCGACAACTGA
- the MFGE8 gene encoding lactadherin isoform X4, translating to MRSSPALLTTFLTFWACLRVQGEECETNICLNGGACFVSASKEQFCICPDGFTGTDCSMTEKGPCQPNPCHNNGECLELSHNRRGDTFAQYSCKCLPGYFGENCENSENHCSSYPCKNGGVCSNIVNDYSCKCASPYIGKGCQIRCANALGMEGGAISDAQIISSSLYHGFLGLQRWGPNLARLNNKGLVNAWTASSYDKHPWIQINLLRQMRVSGIITQGASRMGKSEYLKEFKVAYSVEGHEFTFYKVEGQNKDKIFHGNVDNDGRKANIFSPPITAQYIRVYPVTCHRACTLRFELFGCEMSGCSDPLGLKNHLISDKQITSSSVFKTWGIDAFTWHPFYARLDKIGKTNAWTAAENNQSEWLQIDLLAPKKITGIITQGAKDFGNIQYVEAFKVAYSNNGSTWIVYQDSRTKTDKVFLGNTDNYSHKRNLFSPPFSARYVRILPQSWHERITLRMELLGCDN from the exons GTGAGGAGTGCGAAACAAACATATGTCTAAATGGAGGAGCCTGTTTTGTCAGTGCAAGTAAAGAGCAGTTCTGCATCTGTCCGGATGGCTTTACTGGCACAGATTGCAGCATGACAGAGAAAg GACCCTGTCAACCAAATCCTTGCCATAACAATGGAGAGTGTCTGGAACTGTCCCACAATCGCAGAGGAGATACCTTTGCCCAATACTCCTGCAAATGTCTTCCTGGCTACTTTGGAGAGAACTGTGAAAACA GTGAGAATCACTGTTCTTCATATCCTTGTAAAAATGGAGGAGTCTGTAGTAATATTGTCAATGATTACAGCTGTAAATGTGCATCACCTTATATCGGAAAAGGCTGCCAAATCC GTTGCGCAAATGCATTAGGAATGGAGGGTGGCGCCATATCCGATGCCCAGATTATATCTTCTTCGCTATACCATGGATTTCTTGGCCTTCAACGCTGGGGTCCTAATCTTGCCCGACTGAACAATAAAGGATTAGTTAATGCTTGGACTGCAAGTAGCTATGACAAGCACCCATGGATACAG ATTAACCTGTTAAGACAGATGAGGGTATCTGGAATCATTACTCAAGGTGCCAGTCGGATGGGCAAATCAGAGTACTTGAAGGAATTTAAGGTGGCGTACAGTGTGGAGGGACATGAGTTCACCTTTTACAAGGTTGAAGGACAGAACAAAGACAAG ATTTTCCATGGCAACGTAGACAATGATGGCAGAAAGGCCAATATATTCAGCCCTCCAATCACCGCACAGTACATCCGTGTCTACCCAGTGACCTGCCACAGAGCCTGCACACTGCGCTTCGAACTTTTTGGCTGTGAAATGAGCG GTTGCTCAGACCCACTCGGATTGAAAAACCATCTGATTTCTGATAAGCAAATAACCTCATCCAGTGTCTTCAAGACCTGGGGAATTGATGCGTTTACCTGGCACCCGTTCTATGCCCGCCTGGACAAGATTGGGAAAACCAATGCCTGGACTGCCGCTGAGAATAATCAGTCGGAATGGCTCCAG ATAGATCTATTAGCCCCTAAGAAGATCACCGGAATTATCACCCAGGGTGCTAAAGACTTTGGAAATATTCAATATGTGGAAGCGTTTAAAGTAGCATATAGCAACAACGGCTCAACATGGATTGTATACCAGGACAGCAGAACCAAAACAGATAAG GTGTTTCTTGGAAATACTGATAACTACTCCCACAAAAGGAACCTGTTCAGTCCTCCATTCTCAGCCCGTTATGTACGTATTCTTCCCCAGTCCTGGCATGAGCGGATCACGCTGCGGATGGAGCTTCTCGGATGCGACAACTGA